Genomic DNA from Lactuca sativa cultivar Salinas chromosome 8, Lsat_Salinas_v11, whole genome shotgun sequence:
agtataatcgtatatgttctctttctagtatagttgtatatgttctctttctagtatagttgtatatgttctctttctagtatagttgtatatgttctctttctagtaagTATAGtattgtactgtaatgttctagttgtaatgtatgttctctctatctagcaagtattgactcatgaatgaactgactcattgtatgatatcgcgttctagtaatagttctagtatcttcctaaactacccatatggtagtttactagtaatctgactggtacgtatggacatggatgtatacccttgctacccaagggcattggatgaactggaagggcctttatgactatatatgtacacatgatatataactaatatttaaacgaccttcggacgggtacccgatatcccaccagaccacatccaaatcgaggaaaaggaaacatggtgaatagccttcctaagtcttttaaacattgcttatataactatacatatacgggcatgtaatttataatataaaagcataaaataaggtTTATTGTCTAAGAAaatatcgacttgatgtcaatctataaaacggtttgaaagcatggtttgataaaacagtttaagtataaggaaacatttgtttgaaaacacaattgtaaatgagtttgaatggaaacatacagagtaaaatctacagtttaataaggagttttaaacataataaatgtttacgataaacatttgaaggaaaactgtttggtaaaacggctaatgagtagccaattatttgaatgttgtttattaatcacaagtgattgatataataactagcatgattctacttgtatccccccccataaaacatttaaaaacagttaaaacattgattaaggggtatgaactcacctgttgtgggtgatacggatgaactggaGAGGTAGGatcgctaggtgtcaagtgaagtcttgaacacactctatgatcctagttaacatataatatcacatatatgtaacaaattagtctataaacaactaataaacaagtcaagacaccctaggacatgctaaacacctttatcaagtgttattagcctctaggattgcatctaagtgtttgtaggggaagctattatgtgtagggctcaaggaaaactccataagggagttcacgaccctaaagacactactaaatgagtttacggtcgtaaactcatgagtttacggccgtaagctcatacttatgtgtccatttgatgtttgatgctctataaggtcctaagaagcatttctactttaatggtttggtctaaggaagagtttagggcataatataactccttttaggagtttacgaccctgggaccatatcccttggagattacggccgtaatctcccttgggagggtgtttgtggtgttttcaagtccctaattttactaggaactaaacttatgctagtgtacaaggctttagaagagtttatagcaccatttggcactattatttggagttcacggccctggaacttcttgggccgtgaacacctttttcttggtgttctaaaggtgtttgctagtcctaaacacattagggtacttttctaaattagtctcttggcttaaggaaggtttttagggtgttttggcacctaaaaatggagttcacggcccaagaacttccttggccgtgaactcactttcaccctttgtttctaattgattttgttgtctaaacatgtaatggtggcttctagtttgagttccaaggatttgagggacattgggcactcttttggcccttaaaaaggagtttactccccaaggtgttcttgggtggtaaactcacagatcttggtgttttgacatgattttgatgtttctaaacacaatctaagctatataatacaactagatagaagtactcacgatttgggataaaaacccgaagatccgtgagagagaattcggcttttctctagttggaaatgtaactaatgaataaatatggttcagatttctatatatagtcctgagtttttggtaaaaaaatattttattcccggaatgaactctaatatcctagagtattggaataaaagtgttgcacaaaaccctagtgcatccactctcctgatatctccttaagtgctaatcctgaaatactcaaacttatacccaaaatctggaatttcactgtaactgttctaacttctattggcttgatttggtttgttcagaatggaaatttcgggttgtcacacattccaacccgatggttgtgggccaggagtactccatcctggtaggatgattggactcatagtatgttggcattccaacccgatggtttaggggcctggggtattccatcctaagggatgattggacccatagtagctattgttgtacgtataggtgtttgggcattccaacccgatggttgtggtccgagagtattccatcccggtaggatgattgggctcgtgttatgtaggcattccaacccgatggttgagggctgagggtattccaaccggaaggttgattggacccgtagtatgttgttcttttttgtatgcgtatgtttatgtgtgtatgggtactttgggggaactcactaagctttatggcttacagttgtggtttattgtttcaggtgcttcaggagatcgtggtaaggcgaaggcgtgatcgtaccgctcctcatgttttatgatttatgtgatatggttctgggggaatactctgatgtttaaactatcttgaaaacaagatgtacgaacgtaatggtttttgaataaaataaaatgttttaatttggttgaaatttttggtcgttacacagATTTTCTTTTTGATACACTTTCTTCAAATCACTTCATCGCTTTCTCCACTTTTCCATTGATGTTTCATGTTGTTCCACAagtcattaaacaacatgatCTCCTTGTTCATCTTCCCCCATTTGGAGTACACCTGATGTTTTgaactaggggtgagcatttggaccggtggaCCGGACCGAACCATTTTTTTGGACCCCCgggccggttctcggttctaagaTTTCTCTCCGGTCTAGTCCGGTTTTTTTTCCCGGTTCGGtccggtttttaccgggtttagaaccggttggacaTGTTAAAGATTTCTATGATGTTTTTTAAACactcataactcattcgttttaagtcggattgacttGCGATTTTTTCGAACATTTTGTTTACAGTTCGtaaatgaatttagactataattttgtttattttggtattatattcaccgagttacaatccttcaaagtagagctatcaaagctggaaaaattcagcttttcagcaagattttctaatctgtgacgttttttaaacactcATAACTCTtttgttttaagtcggattgaccggTGATTTTTTCCAATATTTAGTTTATAGTTTgtagatgagtttagactatagttttgtttatttttgtattatattcactgagttacaatccttcaaagtagagctatcaaagctgaaaaaattcagcttttcagcaagattttgtaatctgtgatgttttttaaacacccataactcattcgttttaagtcggattgacctccggtttttccaacatttagtttatagTTGTagttgaatttagactataattttgtttattttggtattatattcactgagtTATAATCCtttaaagtagagctatcaaagctgaaatatttcaactttttagtattattttatactataattccGAGTCCGCATTTAGCACATGTGGTAGAGTTTTAAGTGAGTATCAGACTAGTTTGCAAATtgaaagttataatattatacatcaatgtagattacttatactctatgcaattaaagttgtaccggtccaaaTGGGTCcaaaaccggaaaacccggacctggacctggacacggacacgactcatccggtccggtccatggtccacaaaattctccataaccggtccggtccagtcaggtccaaatgctcacccctatttTGAACGGTATTCTCCACGGTTCATTCATTTATGGAACCTATGTAAAACGTGAATCCAAAAGCGGTCATGCTTTTGATCTTTTCCAACCTTCGCATCTTCTGAAATATCGATCTAAGATTGTGTCAACACTAACATTTTCAGGGGTTCCCAACATTTAGTCTCTgccttctcttttcttttagtTGCTGCTCGAGTGGGCTGAGTTTCTATAACGAATTCCGGTTCGGAATCAGAAACGACTGTTTCtagttgtgtttgtgtttgttgaACAAACTCGGGTTGAGACaaaaaatcaaatggattaaAATTTATGTCGGGTTGTGGTAGTGTTTGTGTTTGTGGTAGTGGTTGCGCTGGTCATTGTGGAAAATACGGAAACATACCGCCGTAGTGATAATACGGGGGTGAGAAAATTTGTTGATCAAATGAAGGTATTGGGGTGTTGGTGTTTCTGACTGGTGTTTTTTCTTTGCTAGGCCTTTTGGAAGAagacatttttcaaaaaaaaaattggatgaaAAAATTGTGTAAATATTTGTGTAAAGGTGGTGTGAATGTTTAaaatggtaatatatatatatatatatatatatatatatatatatatatatatatatatatatatatatagagagagagagagagagagagagaaagagagaggtaaGTTAAATCGAGAATACTCAAAAAGTTGAAAACGCGAGAACAGAACTTTTATAAATCTTTAGATCTATGGCtaataaaaataatcatttaTGTAAATTCTAGAAATTATAGGATGAAATTGTAATTTTAAAGTTGAAGTAAAGGTATTAAAGGTTTTGATTTCCATGAATTTAGGGGAAATCcgtcaatatctctttaattaaATCAGGGCTACATCCCACAACCACCATAAACCCTTATCAGTCACCTAGCGTCGACCACATCTCTATGAGAAGAATCAATTCTCTTATTCTCCACAGCCACCATTGCAACCGTAATCCGACCGCCATCATTCTCTGTTATCTTTTGATTTCAAATTTCAGCAGATTCGTTTATGATAACCTCAGTTGTAGCTCTGTCTTCATCTCGATTTCttgcgtgtatatatatatatatatatatatatatatatatatatatatatatatatatatatatatatatatatatatatatatatatatatatatatatcggaaaCCAACTGCACAACTCCATCGTCAAACATCACCGAGTAACCACCAACCTTTCCTCATTGGTATTCTGGTAATAGAaaattttatttccttttatatcTAGACATAAACATATCATTTAGAGGCCATGTACTCGAATGGGATAGTATGGATGTTGTTTAATATAGATGCAACTGaacataatcatttatgattatatctAAATGATTATAACTATAGGCAATATATTTTTTAAGAACACCACttgtaatcatttatgattataacgaAATGAATATAACTATAGGTAATTTAAATTTTAAGAACACCGGTTGTAATCCTTTATGATTATAAAACATGTTTTTGCTATGAATCATTCTTTTTAACATTTTGTAAATATTGTATTGTATTTACAATTATTGTCATTATTTTGTAGAGATTGAACAAAGAAAAAGGATGCTGGAAAGTTTTAGGTATCACTACTGCATGTCACAAAAGCTCACAAATCAGAcaatatttattgttttaaagAGGTGATGACCAATTACAAATTATTTGTAGTTTGCGATTTGATTCAAAGGGAAGAATGGGATTGCGATCGATTCAAGAGAAGACTGACATAGGGATGAattttgcaactttttttttttttttgtttcagaaGCGGTTTAATCCTTATTTGTTATGATCATGTATAAATATATGAACTTAGTCTTGGAACATTTATTTATGAATATTTAGTTGTATAAATGTATGAACTTGATGGAAGTGatttaaatcatatatgattaagaaTGTATAGCATTTTCTATATCAAtattgtattttattcatttatgataacatgtgtattttgattttttattccctaaaaaaaattagttaaaatacTAATCTAATAGAGTTATGACCACATTatcattttattcatttatgaatgaAGTTAGGTGAactaaaaatgaagaaaaaaacgtCCTTAAAAAAAATTGCAGgaaaaaaatttatttgtttttttaatttgacAGAAAAGTCCACTGAGAAATAACTTATACTCCAttaccaaaaaaaaatattaatttcttttttttaggTAACTAcagttattatttattagtgctATGACTAAGGAAATGTggaattaaattttaatatgttACAGTTTAATTTAAAAACCAATTTATTAATTTACTATTGTAAAATGATTGGTTTAAAAActttctcgcgttctcaaccttttcatgttatatatatatatatatatatatatatatatatatatatatatatatatatatatatatatatatatatatatataccggttCTTTTGGAATGTACCGTTTCTTTTGGAATGTACCGCTTGTGTTCGAAACGGTGTTAATGTTAATAAGGCATCAACGGGCATTTCCAGATATATTATTCAAAAGAACCGGCACAATACGCCTAATCAATTGGAGTTGCGAAAATTCTGTCCATATTGTTACAAACATACGATTCACGGGGAAGTAAAGAAATAGATCGAATCGAGCACCTATGCCCTTATCTATCttacaaggaaaaggaaaaaatgacatattatatatatatatatatatatatatatatatatatatatatatatatatatatatatatatatatatatatatatatatatatatatatatatatatatatatatatatatatatatatatatatatatatatatatatatatatatatatatatatatggagtaaAAAAAAATACACGAATCTTGACCGTTCAACTGTCAAACATGGAATAAAGCAACAGCCAATCAAATACCACGGTGCTCTACAGCCACACTGCGGGCAAAACCTCGCAAGACTGCGGTCTGGGGGCGGTGTGCGCGGTCCAGGTGGCACGAACCGCGGTCTCAGGCCACAGCCACACTGTATGGCCTAATAGGACCCTTATGTCTTACAGCAAACTACGCCTTATTATTCCCTAGCTTGCCCTTTTTGCAGGTTTCTAATTGAACTCATGCCAAAAGTCTGTTGTTGTTTTCAATTATTTCATTGTTGACGTACTAAAATCAATTACGAGTTACAAATACTTGAGATAATTTCAGATCATCATAAGTGAACCacactaaactgttttggtctaaGCTGCTAAACAGTTTTTGTAGGTAAATAACGgctttaaaaaaatcaaattatcaATGTTTTTctttagaaaaatattttttttgtaatgCATTTTCAGTGTAAATATAGGCTTTCTGAAATTTGGCTTAATATATAAAGGATTAAAGAACCACAAAAGCAAAACACaaaatagaaaagcaaagtgtaTGAATATGAGAATCCCAATAGAATTAAGAGGTCAAAAACACCATACAATATTTAACCCCAACTAAGTTGTAGTCCAAAGtccaaacatgtttttttttttttttttttttttttgctaatctTTATCCCACATAAATTTTAACTTAACCTGGGTTAAAGAAAAGGGTCCCCGCAAAGCATCAATGGTCAAGACTCCACagcttcaaccccagaagcattaACATGGTGGTTGTACGAATTACCAAAACTACCcctcccaccaccaccaccaccaccccttCCCCTACCACCACCATTATAGTTTCGTGGGTAATAATTTCCCGGCTGCTGCTCATAGTAATTGTTCCTTCCATTCTGGTAAGGTCCGCCTCTGCCGCCACTTCGACCGCCACGCCCATTCGAGTAACCTCTCCGACCACCACCACGaccaccaccgccgccacctCTCTGGTTCTGATAGGGTCGCCGGTTTACGTGTTGGTCTTTGTTGTCTTCACCTCCCGCTTGTGGTTCTGTTGGCTCTTCTTGAACTTGTACTTCAATCGAGTTTTCAGCTTCTGTTTCATCCTGGtgagaataaataaataaataaaacttttttattttatgatgaAAAAAAATGATATGAATCACATTCCATTTTATCCTCAATCACTACCTTATAGACAGAATAAAAGCTATACCTTGTGAGAATTTTCAATAGGGGCAGATTGGTCTTCATAAGTTTCACTTCTTTGATGATCTGTTACATCTTCTTCCTGTCAAACAATTGAAAATTGGAAAAGAAATATAAATCAATAAACCAAATCCAGACTTTTTTTCACAACATCAATAATGAATTATAAACATGAGTTGTTACTTGTTACACAAGAATTGTAATAATTAGTACAAAAATTGAGAACTTTTTATGTGAGGATCAGGCTGCTATGGAGAAAAATGCCTGAGAAAACAATGACCTCAAGATGAAGTTATGCATTGGGGAAACAACTTAACATTATTCGCAGCTTTCTTTCTTTCAAGGGTTGCAATAGAGAAAATCTTTCTAAAAAACATATAAGATATTGACATTTGACAACATTTCAGATAAGAGAGAATCAAAGTTCAAAACAAAGTTTTGCTTGATCGATGTATGCATTTTATAGAGGGGATAGAAGTTAGATACGTCTCCTTCATTTTCAATTAAATGAGGAGAAAATGTAGAGGTTGGATGCTGAAAGCACAATGTACATCAAGACAAACAACAAAACTGGGAGAATGCAAGCAGATTTCTATAAGAAACACAAAAGATGATAGAAACCCAGAATTATACCTTTTGTTCATATCGAGTGACTGAAGCCTCCAGCTGAACAGGCACTTGGAATGAATAATTTCCAGCAGCTTCAGCCGCAACATCAGCAGGAGCTTTCATCTCTGGCGTTATTTTGAAGTAATCTGAGCCCATAATCTTTGTCAACTTCTCTCTCAAATCAGCATCTGTAAAATAAAGCAGTTACTCGAAGCAGAGTTTATGTAAACATTACAATGAGTTGAAAGAAAGTATATTGTATCATACAAGTAACATTGCTATTTGAATCAATATGCTGCTCAGACTTTGAAAGCCAAAGCTTAGCATGCTCAACGCATCTCTGTAAGGCATCTTGATGCGAAAGACTAGAGTCCACGGGTCTAGAAATCAAAAGAGAGCCCATCATTGAGATCAAATCCAAATCCCTCTCTCCCAACATGACAGCAGCATCATCATCGGTAACATAATCATACGTCAAGCAACAATTCCTCTCGTGCGACCTTGTCAACATTATCGAATTGAAATCATTTTGCGATTTGACCTCAAACATACTCCCGAAGTAAATCAAACTCAGCAGATCGTCCACCGCTAAAGCCGGAGGCTCCGTTTCCTGTTGCTCTTTATCTAGGGTTTGTGCTTTATTACTGTCATCGTCGTTATCATTGTCTTCCGATGCCGTCACATGACGGCGTTGAAGCGCGAGACTGATTTCTTCATCGATGGCCACGGATAGGGGCTGACGGAACTTCTCTAGCTCGTCAACAGCGGCGATGATCGCAGGCTTCGATTTCAGGAGTTCCTCCTGTTCCTTGTTCTTGATAATGGATTTTCCCTGAGCGATGGAATCTTCGAGCTGCGCGATTCGGTTGAGCTTTTTCCTTAGGTTACGGATGCGTTTGTTGATAAGAGTGAGCACTGGTCCATCAGTGACGTCAGAAGTAGCCGTGCCTGACGCCATTTCTGGAATTCGCAGTTGTTGCGAGAAGGAATGGGGTAACGGAGAGGATATTGAGGTATCGGAGCCGCCGTCAACGGCGGTGTTGAAAGATTTTTGGTAGGGTTTGCAGGGAGGGCAAGATCGAAGCGGCGGCAAGTTGGGGTTGAAAGACTTAAGGGAGAGGGATGGCTTCTCGTTATCCCGGGTGTTTTTATTgcatttcgaaaaaaaaaattagtgtcaaaaattaaaacaaaaacataGGAAAAATGGTTATCTTTTTTTTCCTAGCATTATgttataacactatttttttgtCACATGATCCTCGTTTTATAATACCTAGGTATGTTATTCAAGTCCATGTTGGAACTAGACTCAACCGATTCAAATCCGAAAACCAAATAAGAGTAATTATATGGACCGATTAGCCAATACGGATTCGGTTCGATTCGGATATTAATCGGTTTGGTTCGATTATTACCTGAATAACTTGAATAACATGTACAAAATGATCAAGAAGCTAATATACTTAAAATAACCGAATAAACCATATTATGATTCTGTAacacaaataacatttacaatatcattataaatattttattttttatgacccataacaaatcttttaaaaaaaacaaatttgttaattaaaaataatgtaaagtatatataattattttaaaggtGCAAAAAAATGTTAGAATTTGTATAGAGAATGTAAACACGAATTAACTATTATTGAGATATAAGAATGTAAAATCCAATCACCAAAATCTTGAGATATGGTTATTAAGCAACATATTAAACACTAAACATTAAACACCGAAAAattcatatataagtatataagttaaacattaaacatttaaCACCCaaactaaaatataaatattaagttTTTAACCATATCCAAAATAACATTTGGCAATAGTTGAGAAGATTGATCAATTTTGAAACGATGAGGACGAGCGTAGGGTTTTTTCTATTGTGAACGACGATGACAGAAATGTGAATCATGATTTCGATTTTTATCGATCAGAAAAAGGGGACGAGGAATGTAGGGCACTGCTTCGAGCTCGACTTCGATCGGATAAGGGTTACTACTTACTAGCGACTACTGAGGGTTAGTAATCAGGATTAATATTAAATGACTTTTCAATTCCGGGTCGAGTATATAGATTCGAATAAGCTCTTATTTGGGCAAACCCGAACAGAATAACCCGGGAATCAAGACTAATTCTCAACCTGAAAACCGAATCGAATTGTTTATTCGGGACTAATTCAGTTGGGTTCGGTTTGGGTTTCGGTTCGATTCGGTTTTTCGGGCCAATTCTCATCCCTAATAACATCAATTGAGGAAATAGTCATCATGTTAGAAATATATAATAACACTCACTAATTTCCATATAATCACTTTTTGGTGTTTTATATCAAGTTCCTtttaaaaaaacaatatataattttataaaacattatatttaaataaaacataatatttataaactaaaataaacaTTGCATTTAAATTAGATATAatattcaaattaaaaaaaatacaagaaaAAAATAATATACATAATTTATTTTTCCTAAACAACGCTATTCATCATCGTTACCGTCGAAGATATAATCCGTCAAAGTCCTCTCGAAGTTGTCTATGTTTATTTGTGTCCTGAATGTGGGGATGTCAACGAAGACAAACCGGACGGGGGTTGCATCCCCCACCCCCACCCACAAAATTCCCCCGTTCCACCACCTCCGTCACCACCCCAAATCCCTAGattacccccgcccccgcccctatTTGGGATgtctttttttttgctaaaaaatttgtgtttttgggaCTAAAATAAGATTGTTTAGGCTAAAATGAGTTGTTTTTTAggtaaaaaaaacaattatttatagaataatttacatgttaaaaacaaaaatattataacatctcaaaaatgttatagtaacaacttaaaaacatggtattttgttgattttggatgCTCAAAAACattgttattatttattatatttatataactaatatatattaatataaataatatattaacagGGCCTACATTGGGGGTTCGGGATGGGACTGCCCACCCCCGCCCCCACCCTCCGAAATTAAAACAGGGATTAACCTTACCCCCGACTCTGATTTTTTTAACAAATATCCCCTATAGGGGATTAGGGTCCCACatgactttttgacatccctacctGAATGTCACTGACTCTATGCAAATATTATGTTGTTCTTGGTTGAAATTGATTGTGTTTGGGATGCATTGGGATATAGTGTGCAATATTTCGTCATTTATCTTCTACTAtcatgttatgcattatgatacacACATACATGGTATATCGTAGAGTTTCTAAGTCCAATGGTTGTGTTGCATATTCCACTATATGTCACTTCAACTTTAGAACTCCAAAAGAACGTTCC
This window encodes:
- the LOC111877832 gene encoding uncharacterized protein LOC111877832, translated to MASGTATSDVTDGPVLTLINKRIRNLRKKLNRIAQLEDSIAQGKSIIKNKEQEELLKSKPAIIAAVDELEKFRQPLSVAIDEEISLALQRRHVTASEDNDNDDDSNKAQTLDKEQQETEPPALAVDDLLSLIYFGSMFEVKSQNDFNSIMLTRSHERNCCLTYDYVTDDDAAVMLGERDLDLISMMGSLLISRPVDSSLSHQDALQRCVEHAKLWLSKSEQHIDSNSNVTYADLREKLTKIMGSDYFKITPEMKAPADVAAEAAGNYSFQVPVQLEASVTRYEQKEEDVTDHQRSETYEDQSAPIENSHKDETEAENSIEVQVQEEPTEPQAGGEDNKDQHVNRRPYQNQRGGGGGGRGGGRRGYSNGRGGRSGGRGGPYQNGRNNYYEQQPGNYYPRNYNGGGRGRGGGGGGGRGSFGNSYNHHVNASGVEAVES